In one window of Astyanax mexicanus isolate ESR-SI-001 chromosome 18, AstMex3_surface, whole genome shotgun sequence DNA:
- the LOC103031763 gene encoding transmembrane 4 L6 family member 1, giving the protein MYSIPFARCLGISMIPLVVLSTIASLLLLFPSMQHRYLAEGHITPEARYCTGIWLSGFVVLVAARGFASRYMKEGHCLFRADMMCRLAYTCVAVFATGFCFLFNTSGLTKGPLCLYNGTNGQEWGRPLQRENTEEISYLYVPERWASACIEPHGIVMWNMVLFSMIMTTSGLQAFICTVQILHAIVAVIMGPGFRKNQVVPA; this is encoded by the exons ATGTATTCCATCCCCTTTGCGAGGTGTCTGGGAATATCCATGATTCCTCTGGTAGTTCTGAGCACTATAGCCAGTCTGCTGCTGCTTTTCCCCAGCATGCAGCACCGCTACCTGGCTGAAGGTCACATAACCCCAGAGGCTCGGTACTGCACGGGGATATGGCTCTCTGGATTTGTG GTGCTTGTGGCTGCTCGAGGCTTTGCATCACGCTATATGAAAGAAGGACACTGTCTATTCAGAGCTGAT ATGATGTGTCGGCTAGCGTACACGTGTGTGGCTGTGTTTGCTACTggcttctgttttctgtttaatacTAGTGGACTAACCAAGGGACCTCTGTGTCTGTACAATGGAACCAATGGTCAAGAGTGGGGCAGACCTCTGCAACGTGAGAATACAGA AGAGATCAGTTATTTGTATGTGCCTGAGCGCTGGGCGTCTGCCTGTATTGAACCTCATGGCATTGTGATGTGGAACATGGTGCTCTTCTCTATGATCATGACGACTAGTGGACTCCAGGCTTTCATCTGCACTGTGCAGATCCTACACGCTATAGTGGCCGTGATTATGGGGCCTGGCTTTCGTAAGAACCAG GTGGTTCCTGCTTAA